TCTAATTTTTGCAATGCAGCCAGCATTGGAGCAAAATCAGAATCATTTGCCATCGTTTCGGGACTGGTCCATGATTCAGCTACCGTTCCTCCCCATGATGAACAAATCATTCCAATAGGCACGCCCAGCTTTTTGTATAAATCGCGGGCAAAGAAATAACCAACTGCCGAAAAGTCTCCTACGGTTGCTGACGAACACTCGAGCCATTCGCCATCATCCATGTCCTTTTGTGGCGTTTGGGCAATTTTTCGGGGAACAGTGAAAAGCCTTATTTCGGGATAGTTGTCTGCATCTGCCATTTCCTTTCGATAGTTATTGACTCCACGATAGCTTTGGTCGATGCTATCGACTGGGAACTCCATGTTGGACTGCCCCGAACATACCCAGACTTCACCGATCATGATATTTTCGAAAACGATGGTGTTTTTCCCTTTTATTTTCATGGAGTAAGGACCTCCGGCATTCATTTCGGGCAGCTTTAGTTGCCATTTTCCGTTGTTGTCAGCCCTGGTTTTTACAGTATTCCCATCGATGGAAACAGTCACTTTTTCGTGAGGTGAGGCCCAGCCCCAAACGGGAACTTCCATGCCCTCCTGCAGCACCATTCCGCAGTTAAAAATACGGGGCATCGTTATTTCCGCTTTTCCCTGGAAAGAGAAAGACAAAACGACCAACATTACCAGTGTTATCCTGGTAAGATTGCTTGAAAAAATCTTCATAACGTGTGTTTTTGTATAGTAGTTTGAATCGTATTCTGTTTTACAATGTGATGGTTCCTTCCAGGAATGTTTTAGCCTGCCCGGAAATTAAAACACGATCACCTGAAAGATGGCACCGAAGTTTGCCTCCTCGCTCACTAAGTTGTAGAGCATCAAATTCCAGCTGGTTCATTCGGTGTGCCCAGAATGGAGTTAGCGAGGTATGTGCTGAGCCGGTTACCGGATCTTCATTCACCCCAACGGCTGGGGCAAAAAAACGGGAAACAAAATCGCTTTCATAGCCCGGAGCTGTTACGATGACGCCCCGCGCTTCGACGTTGGCCAGACGGAAAAAGTCCGGAGCCATTTCTTCAATGTCTTCCTGGGCGGGATAATATAGCAGGTAATCAGTTTTCCCTTTCCAGATTTCTTCTGGTTTTTTGCCCAATGCTTCAATCAATCCTTTGGGAGGAAGGGCCGGTTCCAGCTTATCAGCCGGAAAATTCAGCGTTAATAAGCCTTTGTCTTTTTTCACCTGCAATTCACCGCTTTTGCGGGTTTTGAATATGAGCGGATTCTTTGTACTTCCCAAATGATGAAAAAGGACATGAGCGGTAGCCAATGTGGCGTGTCCACACAGGGCCACTTCCACTTTGGGTGTAAACCACCGGAGTTCGTAATCGTGGAGATTGCGCACAAAGAATGCTGTTTCGGATAAGTTGTTCTCCATGGCAATATTCTGAAGGACTTCGTCTTCGGGCCATTCTTCCAGCGGACAAACAGCAGCCGGATTTCCTTCAAATAGCTCGGAAGCAAAGGCGTCGACCTGAAAAACCTGTATTTTCATGTGTTCGTTTTTAACGATTTTGTATTTAACCTTAACAGGAATGAAGGTTAGCGATCGGTCATCAGTTTGGCGGTTTTACTTTTGGAAATGAAAGGCATTTTGTTCCTAAGTCCGCCGAAAATCAAAGATAGCAACTTTTGTTTTCGTTCGGATCTTTTCAATCTGTAGTTCTAACTCCAAACACCAGGAACCGGCGTGCGACAAAATTGGCATTTTCCCTCTGTCAGATTGTTTTGCATAATGCGGAAACCCTTTCGCTCAATGACTATCTGATGGCATTTGGGACAAAGCGTATTCGATGCATCACTTCCCGGCAGGTTCCCAATGTACACGAATTTCATTCCTTCCTGGATCGCGATATTTCGAGCTTTGGTAAGTGTTTCGGCCGGAGTCGCCGGCAGCTGCTGTAGTTTGTATTGCGGAAAGAACCGGCTGAAATGTATCGGTGTTCCGTCGAAGCCGTTTTTCGTCAGCCAGCCGCACATCTCTTTTATCATGTCCATATCATCGGTCCAGCCGGGAATAACCAGGTTGGTAATTTCGAGCCAAACACCTTCCTCTTTTAGTATTTTTCAGGGTTCGAAGGACAGGTTCCAGCGAACCGGTGTTCAGCCTGACATAAATATCATCGTCAAATGATTTTAAATCGATATTGGCCGCATCGATTACTTTGGAAAGTTTGCGGAGCGGTTCTTCATTGACGTACCCGTTGGAAACGAGGATATTTTTGATGCCTTCCTGGTGCGCCCTTTCAGATGAATCATAAGTGTATTCATAAAACACAAGCGGTTCGGCATAGGTATAGGCGATCGATTGACAGTTATTCCCAATGGACGAAGCAACTACTTGTTCCGGAAAGAGTTCCTGATTCCGGGTTTCGGCCGGAGTTGCCTGCGAAATTTGCCAGTTCTGGCAGTTTAGGCAAACCAGGTTACACCCAGCCGTGGCAATGGAAAAGGAACGACTTCCCGGCAGGAAATGATACAGGGGTTTCTTCTCGACCGGATCGATGTGAATAGCGCACGGGTTTCCGTAAGCTGTTGTATATAATTTATTATCGCGGTTGATTCGCGTCCGGCAGTCACCGGTGTCGTTGAGGCTGATGTTGCACTCATTCGGACACAGTGTGCACTTTACTCCGCGACCGGTTACTTTGTAATAACGTGCTTCACGCTGGTATTTTGGGGGAACGGAGTCATTTGCTGCCAACGTCGGTATAAAGGCCATTCCCAACGTTCCCATCAATCCGGTTTTGATACATGTTCGTCTCGATATCGAAGGTGCTTTCATGACGAAAATTTTTTGCGTTTGCGTTTTTCAGGTTGAAACCGAAGAAGTTCTGTGTTTCGACACAAAGGTCAGGAGGAGATGCATCATTAAAAGTACGATGAGTGTCAGGTTAATTCCAAGCAACGGAACCAAAAACACCGATACTAACATGGCGCCTCCGGCCGAGCCGTACAGATCAGCTTTGTACACCATCGCCGGAGCTTCCGTTTTGGGTTGGTATTGCCTGGAAATTAGTTGAAACATTCGTCCGGTTAGCCATCCGGTGAGAGCAATCAGCAGCAGTTCCGAGGCAATATAAATGACCGTTCTTCCGGGAGAAAGCCATCCGGCAATGGCCCACTGCAATATCAGCAAGACCATAAACCAGATGTGCTGCCGGTAAATCCGGTCATTACTTTTTGGTCCTTCAGCTATTTTCCAACGCGCTCCCAGCGTGAGTCCGGCCATGAAAAGGGTGAAAATAACTCCAATCAGGTAATAGGAATATCCGAATGCCGACTGAATCAGTATAAGCGGAATAATCTCCATCGTGGACGCTGTAAAGCCGGCAGCGAACATGCTTCGGGAAATGCCTCGTGTGAAACTTATCAGGAAGATGAAAATGACAAAGAGTATGGTCCCGAAAAGAATGTAGGAAAGGCCGTGCTTTTTCAGCCAGAAACCGGTAAAATAACTCACTGCGATGGGATGATTGGCCCAGACCATTGGTGCTCCGTTTGTCATCATCTCCGCATATTCGTGGCTTCGGGTAACCAATTCTGACTCATCGACAAAATAAGCGATGTAATTGGTCATGATGCCCAAATCATTGACCCGGGTTAAAATGTTGGCGTGTAATTTACCGTTTGAAACCAGCAAAATATCCCGGTTTCCCGGAAGGATAAGCCAATGTTTGAAATAAGGTTGGATAGTTGCTACAACGGATTGATAGAGACGAACCGTGGTTGGATCTAGGTAATTGGCGGTTGACAACAAAGGGATGGCAACGACTCCGCTATCGGAGAGTTTTTTCCGGATGCTTCGGAAGAATTCTTTGCTATAGAACCGGCTGGCCGAAGGTGTTTCCGGAGGCGGAATGTTTAAGAGTACACCGTCATATTGAGCGGGATGTTGAGCAATCCAGCGCTGAAAATCGGTCCGGTGGATGTGAATGAGGGAATCATTTGGAATGGCATGACTCTGCTGCTCCAGTTCCAGTAACTTGCCATTCACTTCGAAGTAGTCGATCCGGTTGGGGTGGTATTTCAGGCATTCTGTCAGAACCCCTGTTAACGCTCCGGAAACTACGGCTATTTGATTGACGTGTGCAAGCTGGGATAAGGCATAATGAACCGGTTCCTCAGCTGCCGAAGGACTTCCCTGGGAGTAAAGAAGTCGGCTGTTTTCGAATACATTGGATTGACTTTCCGCTTTCGTAATTACCAGTTCACCGGAGATGCTTTGAATAATGCTTTGAATTTGCTGTCCCGGGAAAAGGGAGGCTCTTGTTGATTTCTCCGGAGGAAAAATGGCCAGGAAGACTAGAAGTATTGTAATGGCTGAGGTTGTGTAAAGAGGAATTTCTTTCATCCTTCTTCGAAGGAAGAGTAATAATGCCAGGCTGATAATTCCGGTGAGCGCCACGGTTTGAATAGGCGAGATGAGAAATACCCATACAAAACTGAACAACATACCAGCAAGCAAACTCCCTGCCGATTCCCACGAGTAAATCAGACCGGTGGTTTCGCCCGGCCGATGCTGGCTTAAAACCGGAAATACCAATCCGCCGGTGAGACAAAGTGGAGCTAGCGTAAACAGGGCAAAGAAAGCAAAGCTTAATGGACCGGTTTCTGTTCCCGTTTCGAAAAGCCAGCCATGTGTTATCCGGATGATGAGAATGCTGATGGAGGGAAGTACTGTCAACATGAGGAGCATCCGGATTATCTTGGTAACTGAAAAAGCTTTGTCCCGGGCCAGTTGTGTCCCAACTCCGGTAAGAATTAACCAAAGGGAAAGCAAAATGCCGACATACAAGGCATTACCTCCGAAGATAGCCAGGTAGTCACGGAACAGAACCAGTTGTCCCGTAAGGGTGACAAATCCCAAAATAAAAGGAAAAAGTAAAGGAGTCTTCCGGATGTCAACTTGTTTCTCTTCTGATGTTTCTGTAGACTTTGGTTCCGTTTCTTTTCCAAACAAGCGTTTAAAGTAGTTGAGGTGCCAGAAAATATGTAGCAGGCCAATAATGCTCATCGCAATCCCAAAGTCAACATGCACCGGTAAGGCTTCGTCGAGAAAGGCAAACTTCAGATTGTAATTGGCTTTCAGTGCCAGCAACAGTCCCAGAACGATTGTGAAGAGGAAGGTAATTAGCAGCAGCGTGTTCCAAATTTGCCGGTGAACGTTACGGGAAATCCATTTCTGACGGCTCAATATCCAGGTAATAAAATAGGCAAGCAGGGTACCTGACAAAATGGGTATGATGCTGTAGGGCGTATTCATGTTTATTTTTCATGAAAAACAATGGCTTCGTAGGTGTATAGTTCAGCGTCTTTCCAGCCGTTCCACCCGATGCCGGCTTTGTCTCGGGAGCAATGGCCAAGCATTTTTTCCCGGTCCCAGCCGGTTTGCTCGGCTACCTGTGGCAAGTAGGTTCCGCTACGGTTTCCTTTTTTGATGTAGATTCCCTGTTTCCCGGGCGTGAATTCCTCGGCATTTTTGATTTTGTGCAGCGGAGTCAAAACAGAAATCTCGATTTCAATGGATTTCATTTCGGGTAACTGAACAGGCTGAAAACGGTTGTCTTTTGTGGCGGCGGCAATCGCCATATTCCGGACGACTTCCACCAACGGAATCGACGGATTGAATTGCCCGATGCAACCGCGCAGTTTTCCATCTTCTGTTAATGTCACAAAGGCACCGCAATGTTGCTGAAGGTCTTCAGGATAACCTGGGGCAATTTTCTGAACCGTGCCGGTTTTTAAATACGTTTCAATGCTACTTCTGGCCAGTTTGAGTAAATAGCTTTTGTCATTTTCGGTTAGATGAAATGTCTGCTCTTTGTTTCTTGTTACCGAAATAGCGTAGTACCCAACGACTCTGCTGGGATCGCCCGCCGAACTGGCGGCGGAGTTTTGATAGGTAATTTGATGGTAATGATAGTCCGGTTTTCCCGAGACCATCTCCATGAGAGTGAGTACGCCACTTTCGCCGCAGAGGCGGGTCAACACATTTTCCGGCGGATTGGGAGCTGTTTTCTGACATACCTTTTGTAATTGTTCCGGTTTCCCGGAAAGAATCGCATCAGCCGTTTCTTTATCCACCTTTTGTGCAGTCGCATTCGTCGGATAATGTGAAAAATCGGTGCTAATAATGAACAGGTTGTCGCCGGTGAAGTAGGGCAAAAGTGCTTCTGCCAGTTTTCGAGTCGTTGCTGGATTGGAATCTCCGGTTAGTATGGGAACGATGCGAAATCCTTTTTTCAAATGATATTGCAGAAAAGGTAACTGAACTTCAATGGAATGTTCGCTCTGGTGTGCTTTGGGAACAAAATGGATGAAGCTGTTCTCTGCTATTAGCTTTTCGGCTAATGTCTCGTTCACCGGAATTTTCCCCAACGGAGTTATATAATTTCCATGAGGATAAATGGAAACTCCACTGAAACGAATCCGATGTGATACGCCAATGACAAACACATTCTTGTATGCTTTTCCGGCAGGAATTTGAGCATATCCGGTGGCGGCTACTTTTCCTGAAAAGATATAACCGGCATGGGGAACAATCAGTGCGGCAATTGACGAATCTGTTTGGGTACTCGTATTTTGAAAGAGTTGACTCAGCTCTTTTTTAAGCGTACCTGCATTTCCCGGATAGAAGGAACCGGCTACGGCAGGCTGCCTGTCTTGTGCTAGCAGCTGTCCCGGGAATAGCAGCAGCAAAACCACGATGACCCGAAACGGAATGTGTGTTCTCATGGCTCAGGTATTATTGGTTTACCTTTAAAATTAAGAAATAGCTTGACTCATCCATCAAGAATTGTCGGAGATTATTGGTTGTGAAGTCTCTGTATAGTGTTGATTATAATAAGTATAAATAGTGTCGAGATAAAATCCCATATCGGTACGGAATTGCCGGATGAATGGCATTCTATTCTGAAAATGACTATTTTCGGGAAAAACTGGCGAGCTATGAGACCGTATATTCTTGCTGAAACCAATTGGAAAACCGTTCGTGAAATTGATTATGAACTGGCTATTCTTCCCTGGGGAGCCACCGAGGCTCACAATCTCCACTTACCCTATGCCACCGATGTTTTTGAATCGGAATATTTTGCCTGGGAATCGGCAAAAATCGCATGGGAAAAAGGAGCGAAGGTGATTGTTTTGCCGGCTATTGCCTATGGTGTGAATACCGGACAGCCAGATGTGAAACTTGATATGAACCTGAATCCCTCGACGCAGTTGGCGATTCTCGACGATTTGATTACTGTGCTGAATCGTCAGGGAATAAAGAAGCTGGTGATTCTGAATTCGCATGGTGGGAACGACTTTAAAATGCACATCCGGGAATTGAATCTTCGTTTTCCGCAAATGTTACTGTCGCAGTGCCATTGGTTCAAAATGCCCGGAATAGAGGACTTTTTTGAAGATGTCGGTGAACACGCCGGTGAGATGGAAACCAGCCTGATGCAATTGTTTCGACCCGATTTGGTGCGCTCGCTGGAAGATGCTGGCGAAGGTAAAGCGAAAGTTCCCCGCATTCCGGCTTTACGCGAAGGTTGGGCCTGGTCCGAACGCAAGTGGACACAGGTTACGACCGACACGGGAATTGGAAATCCCAAAGAGGCTACAAGGGAGAAAGGCGAACGCTTTTTCCGACATGTTTCCGAAAAGGTTGGTACCTTTTTTTACGATATGGCTACAACAACTCCGGAAGATATGTACATCGACCCGGATCAGCTCTGATATTCAGGAGATCAGAATGTGAGTACTTTCCAGCCGTCTTTCAGGTAACTGGTCAGTGGTACGCCCATCGGACGCACGTCTATGCCCAATTGCCGGAGCTGATCGGTGATGCCGTACATGCTGGCACAGGTTGCGCATGCTTCAACGGTGAGTCCGTTATTCAGCATGTCCCTAATTTGTTTCTGCAAACTTTCATTTTCGGTCAGCAGCTTGGCCGATGGACCCCATACGATTAACCGCACTTCCTGAAACCAATGTTGAAGATGCGCGTTGTGGGTGTACATGAGGCAAACCTTTTCGGCAACATCCGGATCGCCACTTGCCCAAATAACTGCTAAGTGATCGTCATGATCTTTCATATCTCAGGTATTTTGTGATTCTACAAGTGAGTAATTTAACGTGCAATTGCTCTGATTCCTTAAATTTACAATAAAGCTACCACGGCGAAAAGAATTTCCTGTTTAATAATGTGAAGAGATGTTACCATTGGTTTCGTACGCGGAGCGAAGGTATTATGCGTCTTTCTTTGGAATGATATCAGCGGCGCCGGAAACCTGTGATTATTTCATTCGTTCGCGAAAATGATGTTTTTGCACTGCAGGACTATGAATTGAGCTTTACAAATGAGAGAAAACGAAAACTGGAGTGCCTTAAAATAGCCCCAAACGTTACTTTATATAATTCTTTCTGGGGTATCTTGCTAAGAAGTTAATCAAGTAATGTTTATTATTAAGAATTATTCTTAAAAGCGAGGTGCGACCTAAACCATGGTGCTTGCCTGTTGTTTACTAAAGTGAAAATGTTGCGGGAAAATGGTCATGATATCCCGGAAACAATTTTCGTTAAAAAGCATTTATCAAAATTCTATCAGGTGTTGATTTGGTTGATGATTAAAGTTGCTTGATAAATGCCTTTAACACGGAGAGGATGTCCTGAAAAGGACATCCTCTCTTTTTGTTTTTGAAATCCGGTTGTAAATCAAGGTTACCGGGCGGGAGTAAAACGGATGGCAGCACCTCCGCCGGGGGCTAAGTTCAGGCGTAATGTGGTACGACGGTTGACTTCCTTTTTAGTAATCTCAATGGATACCGGGTTGTTGCTGTAGTTGGCCTGTGGGCCGTCGAGGTACATCTCGGCCGTGTATTTTCTTCCCTTTGCCAGGAAACTCAGCGGGACTTCAATCTTTCGCGGGTCTTCATCCGTAATAGCTCCCAGGTACCAATCGCGGCTGTTCCGGTCTTTCCGGATAACCGTAACATAATCGCCAATTTCACCATTAATAGCTTTGGAATATTCCCAATCGACGGGAACATCGTGAATGAACTGAAAGGCCGGGTGCCCCTGGTAATTTTCGGGTAAATCGGGAACCATTTGCAGTGGACTGTAGAGTACAACATAAAGTGCCAATTGCTTGGCCAGTGTGGTATTGACCTGGTTGTGCGGCTTGTCTTTCAGCGTAAGTTCAAAAATACCAGGTGTAAAGTCCATCGGGCCAGCCAGCAAGCGGGTAAAAGGCAGAATGGTGGTGTGTTCCGGCGGATTCCCTCCATCTTCGCTCCAGGCATTATATTCCTGTCCGCGGGCCCCTTCTCCCGACATAAGATTGGGATAGGTTCGCCGCAAACCAGTAGGGATGATGGGCTCATGAACATCGAGCATGATGTGCCGTTTGGCTGCTTCCTGAACCATATGTAAATAATGATTGACCATGAACTGCCCGTGATGCCACTCTTTTCCATTTACGCGCGAACCAACATAACCGGTTTTCACATAATGGACACCGTATTTCTGATAGAAGTTGAAAGCAGAATCGAGTTGCTGTTCGTAATTGGCTACATCGGCACCTGTTTCGTTGTGACCGATTAGTTGTACACCCTTTTTGCGCGCGTAGTCGGTTATTTTTTTGATGTCGAAATCGGGATAAGGCTTGGTGAAACTGAATTTCCAGTCTTCCCAGCCTTGGTTCCAACCTTCGACGAGCACTGCCCCAATGCCGGCCTTCGCGGCAAAGTCGATGTACTTCATCACATTTTGCGTGTTAGCTCCATGTGTGGGAGAGTACTGCCAGGTTTCTTTTCCGAGGTGCAACGACCACCAGATTCCTACAAATTTTGTTGGTTTTATCCAGGAAACATCTCCCAGTTGATTCGGCTCATTCAGGTTGAGGAGCATTCGTGAATTCATCAATCCGGCGGCGGTTGAGGAAACCAGAACGGTCCGCCAGGGAGTAACCCGGGGAGCTGATGTTTTTACTTTCACACCATCGGACCACGGCACCAGATCGCAACGCAGTTTATTATTTCCCGAATGATATAATGACATGGAAGCATAATCGACCAGTGCAGCTTCATGTATACTGATATAGTTTCCGCTTTTGGTTTCCAGCGTAAGCGGTGTACAAACAGTATCTGTTAATTCTGAAAGAGGATGGCTGGTGTAAAGATACTCGTAACGGTTGTCGCCATATGCCGGAATCGACCAGGCAGTGTGGTCGCCGCTGAAGGCGAACCCTGTCACTTCGTTGGATATTTCGAAATCTTTCAGGTTTTCTTGCCCCGGGAACTCGTAACGGAAAGCAAAGCCTTCGTTGTACACTCTGAATATAATGTTCATTTTCCGGTGCAAACCATGCTGTTCTTTCAGTTCAATCTTTAACTCACGGTAGTTGTTCCGAATCTCCTTTTGCTCACCCCAGGGCTGTGTCCAGGTTTGGTCGACCTGATCGCGGTCGAACCGGGTGGCAACGAAATCATCGAGTAGATTGGGAGCGCCTTTTAATTCGAAGCCCAGTTGCGATTTATAGAATAGTGGTTTTTCGCCCAGTTTGGCCGAATAGAAGGGTTTTCCTTCGTGGTCGAGATAGAAGGTCACGTTCAGTGTTTCGTCGGGAGAGACGACTGTTCGGGAAGTGGTTGGGTTTTCCTCGCAGCGACTTAAAATGAATATGGCAGCGATGATGAGAAATACGGTACTGATGGCGGGAAATATGTTTGGGTATTTTTTCATATGTCTGTTAGATTAGGCTACGTTTATTAGTACAAATAATTTACTGAAAAAGTTTGAAACGGCCTCAGTGATTTTGATTTGATACTTTAGTTAAAGCTATCGGAAACGACACGGGGAATGGAATTTGCGCTGGCGTTATGATTCCTGTTCAACGAAAAATGCTTTTCTTTACGCCGGACAGATAGCTTTAGAATTTCCGGGCGAATCCTTACATTTGAACTGCTAAAACCATTGATGCATTGAAAAAGACGACACAACAACATATCATCGGATTATT
This Prolixibacter sp. NT017 DNA region includes the following protein-coding sequences:
- a CDS encoding glycoside hydrolase family 97 protein, producing MKKYPNIFPAISTVFLIIAAIFILSRCEENPTTSRTVVSPDETLNVTFYLDHEGKPFYSAKLGEKPLFYKSQLGFELKGAPNLLDDFVATRFDRDQVDQTWTQPWGEQKEIRNNYRELKIELKEQHGLHRKMNIIFRVYNEGFAFRYEFPGQENLKDFEISNEVTGFAFSGDHTAWSIPAYGDNRYEYLYTSHPLSELTDTVCTPLTLETKSGNYISIHEAALVDYASMSLYHSGNNKLRCDLVPWSDGVKVKTSAPRVTPWRTVLVSSTAAGLMNSRMLLNLNEPNQLGDVSWIKPTKFVGIWWSLHLGKETWQYSPTHGANTQNVMKYIDFAAKAGIGAVLVEGWNQGWEDWKFSFTKPYPDFDIKKITDYARKKGVQLIGHNETGADVANYEQQLDSAFNFYQKYGVHYVKTGYVGSRVNGKEWHHGQFMVNHYLHMVQEAAKRHIMLDVHEPIIPTGLRRTYPNLMSGEGARGQEYNAWSEDGGNPPEHTTILPFTRLLAGPMDFTPGIFELTLKDKPHNQVNTTLAKQLALYVVLYSPLQMVPDLPENYQGHPAFQFIHDVPVDWEYSKAINGEIGDYVTVIRKDRNSRDWYLGAITDEDPRKIEVPLSFLAKGRKYTAEMYLDGPQANYSNNPVSIEITKKEVNRRTTLRLNLAPGGGAAIRFTPAR
- a CDS encoding creatininase family protein encodes the protein MRPYILAETNWKTVREIDYELAILPWGATEAHNLHLPYATDVFESEYFAWESAKIAWEKGAKVIVLPAIAYGVNTGQPDVKLDMNLNPSTQLAILDDLITVLNRQGIKKLVILNSHGGNDFKMHIRELNLRFPQMLLSQCHWFKMPGIEDFFEDVGEHAGEMETSLMQLFRPDLVRSLEDAGEGKAKVPRIPALREGWAWSERKWTQVTTDTGIGNPKEATREKGERFFRHVSEKVGTFFYDMATTTPEDMYIDPDQL
- a CDS encoding PhzF family phenazine biosynthesis protein, producing the protein MKIQVFQVDAFASELFEGNPAAVCPLEEWPEDEVLQNIAMENNLSETAFFVRNLHDYELRWFTPKVEVALCGHATLATAHVLFHHLGSTKNPLIFKTRKSGELQVKKDKGLLTLNFPADKLEPALPPKGLIEALGKKPEEIWKGKTDYLLYYPAQEDIEEMAPDFFRLANVEARGVIVTAPGYESDFVSRFFAPAVGVNEDPVTGSAHTSLTPFWAHRMNQLEFDALQLSERGGKLRCHLSGDRVLISGQAKTFLEGTITL
- the amrB gene encoding AmmeMemoRadiSam system protein B: MRTHIPFRVIVVLLLLFPGQLLAQDRQPAVAGSFYPGNAGTLKKELSQLFQNTSTQTDSSIAALIVPHAGYIFSGKVAATGYAQIPAGKAYKNVFVIGVSHRIRFSGVSIYPHGNYITPLGKIPVNETLAEKLIAENSFIHFVPKAHQSEHSIEVQLPFLQYHLKKGFRIVPILTGDSNPATTRKLAEALLPYFTGDNLFIISTDFSHYPTNATAQKVDKETADAILSGKPEQLQKVCQKTAPNPPENVLTRLCGESGVLTLMEMVSGKPDYHYHQITYQNSAASSAGDPSRVVGYYAISVTRNKEQTFHLTENDKSYLLKLARSSIETYLKTGTVQKIAPGYPEDLQQHCGAFVTLTEDGKLRGCIGQFNPSIPLVEVVRNMAIAAATKDNRFQPVQLPEMKSIEIEISVLTPLHKIKNAEEFTPGKQGIYIKKGNRSGTYLPQVAEQTGWDREKMLGHCSRDKAGIGWNGWKDAELYTYEAIVFHEK
- a CDS encoding radical SAM protein, whose amino-acid sequence is MKAPSISRRTCIKTGLMGTLGMAFIPTLAANDSVPPKYQREARYYKVTGRGVKCTLCPNECNISLNDTGDCRTRINRDNKLYTTAYGNPCAIHIDPVEKKPLYHFLPGSRSFSIATAGCNLVCLNCQNWQISQATPAETRNQELFPEQVVASSIGNNCQSIAYTYAEPLVFYEYTYDSSERAHQEGIKNILVSNGYVNEEPLRKLSKVIDAANIDLKSFDDDIYVRLNTGSLEPVLRTLKNTKRGRCLARNYQPGYSRLDR
- a CDS encoding DsrE family protein, which translates into the protein MKDHDDHLAVIWASGDPDVAEKVCLMYTHNAHLQHWFQEVRLIVWGPSAKLLTENESLQKQIRDMLNNGLTVEACATCASMYGITDQLRQLGIDVRPMGVPLTSYLKDGWKVLTF